One genomic region from Haloarcula taiwanensis encodes:
- a CDS encoding uridine phosphorylase, with product MAKQPHLLVEPGDLTDIALVPGDPGRVDRIAGLCDDHEVVAQNREYKLVNATYDGRELTICSTGIGSPSTAIAVEELEAVGVETLIRVGTTGALQEGIEIGDMVVANGAAKDEGTSQRYESKSVPAVPDYEVLSSLVDAAEANDEDVHVGPIATDDAFYAETDEYINDWEDAGLLAVEMEAAALFSLCRRKGLRSGAICTVDGNLVEGTQKGKTEDEELPEKAKNNVERAIEISLTAASSL from the coding sequence ATGGCGAAACAGCCGCATCTACTCGTCGAACCGGGTGACCTGACAGATATCGCGCTCGTGCCGGGCGACCCCGGACGCGTCGACCGCATTGCAGGCCTCTGTGACGACCACGAAGTCGTCGCACAGAACCGCGAGTACAAACTCGTCAATGCGACCTACGACGGCCGCGAACTGACGATCTGTTCGACCGGCATCGGGTCGCCGTCGACGGCCATTGCCGTCGAGGAACTGGAAGCGGTCGGCGTCGAGACGCTCATCCGCGTCGGAACGACCGGCGCGCTGCAGGAAGGCATCGAAATCGGCGATATGGTCGTCGCCAACGGCGCTGCCAAGGACGAGGGCACGTCCCAGCGCTACGAATCCAAGTCCGTCCCGGCCGTCCCCGACTACGAGGTGCTCTCGTCGCTGGTCGACGCCGCCGAGGCGAACGACGAGGACGTTCACGTCGGTCCAATTGCGACGGACGACGCCTTCTACGCCGAGACGGACGAGTATATCAACGACTGGGAGGACGCCGGTCTGCTGGCCGTCGAGATGGAGGCCGCCGCGCTGTTCTCGCTGTGTCGTCGCAAGGGCCTGCGCTCGGGTGCTATCTGTACCGTCGACGGCAACCTCGTCGAGGGGACACAGAAGGGCAAAACCGAGGACGAGGAACTCCCCGAGAAAGCCAAGAACAACGTCGAGCGCGCTATCGAAATTAGTCTGACGGCGGCCTCGTCGCTGTAG
- a CDS encoding universal stress protein UspA, which produces MLDQFRKWFHAAVRRLRRVERRELQDFRRWAEVTENLVHLSMLVFVPLAIVLVTTLANAVPRLSFLLFPPLAAGSYTLFVDPTSKYSDPKRFVAGLTIGAVCGLGALAVSNSYLTAPGGQFGVNALGAGLAVFATGVVTWPLDIEEPSSYSTALLALLVEPSQQATFVASVFLASSLVAVLFVIWREQFYEQRATYLYESMSGDDHVLVPMRGDAAGQTAMLGARLAAAHEAGKVVLLDVVSDSDAATAQQTLTRDTIQLDIRSENGGEPASAETRPVGDGGDPATAPASPEQTDLEAEIDWLETHADRIETRTGVSCQVVVASDHGSPAKTTLQTAAETNCDLIVAPYESQHGALTPYLQRLFRSESDVVVHRSRSDRTRWKQVIVPVRSVSDVAHNMVDFATRLAGRSGRVAVATCIGSRGDRRRAEEMLADLIEPYEGAFETRVPRTDIQTFLSDTASQYDLVMIGASRDRSKASRFISPPTFERLEDVETDVAIVDRGRA; this is translated from the coding sequence ATGCTCGACCAGTTCCGGAAGTGGTTCCACGCGGCGGTCAGGCGACTCCGGCGGGTCGAGCGCCGCGAACTGCAGGACTTCAGGCGGTGGGCCGAGGTGACGGAAAACCTCGTTCACCTCTCTATGCTGGTGTTTGTCCCGCTCGCTATCGTGCTGGTGACGACGCTGGCAAACGCCGTCCCACGACTGAGTTTCCTGCTGTTCCCGCCGCTCGCGGCGGGGTCGTACACGCTCTTTGTCGACCCGACGAGCAAGTACTCCGACCCGAAGCGGTTCGTCGCGGGCCTCACCATCGGCGCGGTCTGTGGGCTGGGTGCACTCGCAGTCTCGAACAGCTATCTCACAGCGCCGGGCGGCCAGTTCGGCGTCAACGCGCTCGGTGCCGGCCTCGCCGTCTTCGCCACTGGCGTAGTCACCTGGCCGCTGGACATCGAGGAGCCGTCGTCGTACTCGACCGCGCTGCTGGCACTGCTGGTCGAACCGAGCCAGCAGGCGACGTTCGTCGCCAGTGTCTTCCTCGCCAGTTCGCTCGTGGCAGTACTCTTCGTCATCTGGCGCGAGCAGTTCTACGAACAGCGAGCAACGTACCTGTACGAGTCGATGTCCGGTGACGACCACGTTCTGGTCCCGATGCGCGGCGACGCAGCGGGACAGACAGCGATGCTGGGCGCACGACTCGCGGCCGCTCACGAGGCCGGCAAAGTCGTCCTGCTGGACGTGGTTTCGGACAGCGACGCCGCCACGGCCCAGCAAACCCTCACACGGGACACGATACAGCTTGACATCCGGTCCGAGAACGGGGGCGAGCCGGCGTCGGCAGAAACCCGCCCGGTTGGCGACGGCGGTGACCCGGCAACCGCCCCGGCGTCGCCCGAGCAGACGGACCTCGAAGCGGAGATCGATTGGCTGGAGACCCACGCGGACCGGATCGAGACGCGGACGGGCGTCTCCTGTCAGGTCGTCGTCGCGAGCGACCACGGGTCGCCGGCGAAGACAACGCTGCAGACTGCGGCCGAAACCAACTGCGATCTCATTGTCGCACCCTACGAAAGCCAACACGGGGCGCTGACGCCGTATTTACAGCGGCTCTTCCGCAGTGAAAGCGATGTCGTCGTCCACCGCTCCCGGAGCGACCGGACCCGCTGGAAACAGGTCATCGTCCCCGTCCGTAGTGTCAGCGATGTGGCTCACAATATGGTCGACTTCGCCACACGACTGGCCGGCCGGAGCGGGCGGGTCGCCGTCGCGACCTGTATCGGCTCCCGTGGGGACCGCCGCCGGGCCGAAGAGATGCTTGCGGACCTCATCGAACCGTACGAGGGCGCGTTCGAGACGCGGGTTCCGCGGACGGATATCCAGACGTTTCTGTCCGATACGGCGTCGCAGTACGACCTCGTCATGATCGGGGCAAGCCGCGACCGGAGCAAGGCGTCGCGGTTCATCTCCCCACCGACGTTCGAACGGCTGGAGGACGTGGAAACGGATGTCGCTATCGTCGACCGCGGTCGAGCCTAA
- a CDS encoding potassium channel protein, protein MDRPRDWLGARATILLPVLVAVLSFVTGVVNISAVSISGPLGDLIPRSIQRTAGFTGALTGFTLLVSVVGLRRRLRIAWYATVVLLPVAAVQGLVQNSAVSIPFVGSVPSSAVSIPLVALSLLSLPTMLLNRRRFDRPIDLSTAQLAAGAALLGSLMYGTAGSYALRDEFTNLSTATDAFYYTLVTASTVGYGDMTPQSQQAKLFGMSVVVLGTASFAIALGSLLGPAIEKRLSEALGNMTDAQLDLLENHVLVLGHGDLTEPIIEELTGEIEFVVITPDTETATRLQQQDIAVLTADPSDEVPMQRAGIEDAAAVVAATNDDAQDALAILTAQTLNPTVNIVAAATDRENIEKLRRAGADTVISPAVLGGHLIVQSALGREGMENIADHLLDVNDEDDAEI, encoded by the coding sequence ATGGACAGACCGCGGGACTGGCTGGGAGCGCGCGCGACAATCCTCTTGCCGGTGTTGGTAGCGGTGCTGTCGTTCGTCACTGGTGTGGTCAATATCAGTGCCGTGTCGATCAGCGGGCCGCTCGGGGACCTCATTCCGCGCAGCATCCAGCGCACCGCCGGGTTCACCGGCGCACTCACGGGGTTCACGCTCCTCGTCAGCGTCGTTGGACTCCGCCGTCGCCTGCGAATCGCGTGGTACGCGACCGTCGTCTTGCTCCCCGTGGCGGCGGTACAGGGGCTGGTACAGAACTCCGCGGTGTCGATTCCGTTCGTCGGCTCCGTGCCGAGTTCGGCGGTTTCGATTCCGCTTGTCGCCCTCTCGCTGCTCTCGCTCCCGACGATGCTCCTGAATCGACGGCGGTTCGACCGACCGATCGACCTCTCGACGGCGCAACTGGCCGCTGGCGCGGCGCTCCTCGGCTCGCTCATGTACGGAACGGCGGGGTCGTACGCGCTCCGCGATGAATTCACCAACCTTTCGACGGCGACTGATGCGTTCTATTACACGCTGGTCACGGCCAGCACTGTCGGGTACGGCGATATGACCCCACAGAGCCAGCAAGCGAAACTGTTCGGCATGTCCGTGGTCGTCCTCGGAACGGCCAGTTTCGCCATCGCGCTGGGGTCGCTGCTGGGACCGGCAATCGAAAAACGGCTTTCGGAGGCACTCGGAAACATGACTGACGCACAACTGGACCTGCTTGAGAACCACGTACTGGTACTCGGCCACGGCGACCTGACGGAACCGATTATCGAAGAGCTGACCGGCGAAATCGAGTTCGTTGTCATCACGCCGGACACGGAGACGGCCACCCGGCTCCAGCAACAGGACATCGCCGTCCTGACTGCGGACCCGAGCGACGAAGTACCCATGCAACGGGCCGGTATCGAGGACGCCGCAGCGGTCGTCGCGGCGACGAACGACGACGCGCAGGACGCGCTGGCGATACTGACGGCCCAGACGCTCAATCCGACGGTCAACATCGTCGCCGCGGCGACGGACCGCGAAAACATCGAAAAGCTTCGGCGAGCGGGCGCGGACACGGTCATCAGCCCCGCAGTACTGGGCGGCCACCTCATCGTCCAGTCCGCGCTGGGCCGCGAGGGGATGGAGAACATCGCCGACCACCTGCTCGACGTGAACGACGAGGACGACGCGGAGATTTAG
- a CDS encoding potassium transporter TrkA produces MYCPRAGSDLLPATQGVDMASLPVEVLMGIYLGLLVGVIPALVSWALGFSFKYFTGITVPGFGVVVLAIALAGVSGGLMALADKSITQAPNAERVITAIILVGMVSLYAHSKGDQLGATFPKRLSLQGLREKKLSADVVEFVGGRDEVRIRIVGDVADMEGYPPLSEPLRADIRNEEWRFPADLRIGELERRMEERLKSEFDLGDAAVSIDEQGRATVVAAPPFSGLSKRVGDNRHAVSVEALLPTGLARNDEVTVLTEDAQVRGTVVSARSDPVADETPAETPTEPEIADTEPPPTPVRAPTTDGGEGRLTVAVTRTDVQPLLRSARPKVVVEPRGTHREYELVSLLRRAGNRFRRLTVRTDGPLDGTTLRDARVREAYDVAVVAIRTPDGWQVAPRGEAAVEAGDELYAIGRRTDLDAFAEAVA; encoded by the coding sequence ATGTACTGTCCGCGGGCCGGAAGCGATTTACTACCGGCCACGCAGGGTGTGGACATGGCTTCGCTCCCGGTCGAGGTGTTGATGGGGATCTATCTGGGGCTGTTGGTGGGAGTGATACCGGCGCTCGTCTCGTGGGCGCTGGGGTTCAGTTTCAAGTATTTCACCGGTATTACCGTGCCAGGGTTCGGTGTCGTCGTGCTCGCAATCGCACTTGCCGGCGTCAGCGGCGGCCTCATGGCACTGGCTGATAAGTCGATTACGCAGGCCCCCAACGCCGAACGAGTGATCACTGCAATCATCCTCGTCGGGATGGTGTCGCTGTACGCACACAGCAAGGGCGACCAGCTCGGGGCAACGTTCCCGAAGCGACTCTCTTTACAGGGGCTACGCGAAAAGAAACTCTCCGCGGACGTGGTTGAATTCGTCGGTGGCCGTGACGAGGTCCGTATTCGTATTGTCGGCGACGTGGCCGACATGGAGGGGTATCCGCCGCTTTCGGAGCCGCTTCGTGCCGACATCCGAAACGAGGAGTGGCGGTTTCCGGCCGACCTCCGCATCGGCGAACTCGAACGCCGGATGGAAGAGCGACTGAAATCCGAGTTCGACCTCGGTGACGCCGCCGTCTCAATCGACGAGCAGGGGCGGGCGACGGTCGTCGCCGCGCCGCCGTTTTCGGGGCTGTCGAAGCGCGTGGGCGATAATCGCCACGCCGTTTCGGTTGAGGCGCTGTTGCCGACCGGTCTGGCCCGCAACGACGAGGTGACAGTGCTGACTGAGGACGCGCAGGTACGGGGGACTGTCGTCAGTGCCCGGTCGGACCCGGTGGCCGACGAGACGCCCGCCGAGACGCCAACGGAACCGGAAATCGCCGACACCGAGCCACCTCCGACGCCGGTCCGGGCCCCGACGACCGACGGTGGCGAGGGGCGACTCACCGTCGCCGTGACCCGGACGGATGTCCAACCGCTCCTGCGCTCAGCCCGGCCAAAGGTCGTGGTCGAACCCCGTGGCACACATCGGGAGTACGAACTCGTTTCCCTTCTCCGGCGAGCCGGCAACCGCTTTCGCCGACTCACGGTTCGCACCGACGGCCCGCTTGACGGGACGACGCTCCGGGACGCCCGTGTTCGGGAGGCCTACGACGTTGCTGTCGTCGCCATCCGGACGCCGGACGGCTGGCAAGTCGCACCGCGCGGCGAGGCAGCCGTTGAGGCGGGCGACGAACTGTACGCGATTGGTCGCCGAACCGACCTCGATGCCTTCGCGGAGGCGGTCGCATGA
- a CDS encoding potassium transporter TrkA — protein sequence MMLVGPTLLAQVGANLQLGTVSRALVEGVVWLLAITILAATPAGAIAVFYRWYVRERIQTGLAVLFGLTAVVLVIGATTALSEVIAQREDVLAAGAVLLNLAAFLAGGVGAYGGMRIGDRLGVDLFAATGGRNIDADVSEIVQTVGRVTSVRLPEDIDDIIGYDPMPDETKETLADRRFLFPRRLTKDELRERLVGRLKTDYGVGHVDVELADDGNVDYLAVGSRAAGIGPTLPPSTNAVALRADPAHAASAGDLVQVWEQAPSKRVLTGELRGVADDVVTVAIDAADTPKLDPQTEYKLVTLPVQDRSDREFASLLRAADETMGTTAVEPGSMLDGAPVGSLAVSVVAITRDDTAPETIPSRERVLAAGDTIYAIATPDALRRLEQATTAAVADEPDDGAADGDGQSSASDSAPRNERADRPETTADDATAVSAADSAQNVDAVETAADAATDAGTDTTTVDTADESADSAVEDAAAESALADAGAGERTTETGDEAPDDPLEALRNIDTEEPGDDLTAEEAFDDVPADDADDTVEVWDPEERIGEADDESAEAGDSDSTDSEAPTGDGDGADDEPTAGDGSEDRD from the coding sequence ATGATGCTGGTCGGCCCGACACTGCTCGCACAGGTCGGTGCGAACCTGCAACTGGGGACGGTGTCACGGGCGCTGGTCGAGGGTGTCGTCTGGCTCCTCGCTATTACGATTCTCGCCGCGACGCCAGCTGGTGCTATCGCCGTCTTCTACCGCTGGTACGTCCGTGAGCGCATTCAGACCGGGCTAGCGGTCCTGTTCGGACTGACTGCGGTCGTCCTCGTCATCGGCGCAACGACCGCGCTCAGTGAGGTCATCGCCCAGCGTGAGGACGTGCTGGCGGCCGGGGCGGTCCTGTTGAACCTCGCCGCGTTCCTCGCCGGCGGCGTCGGGGCCTACGGCGGGATGCGCATCGGGGACCGGCTGGGTGTCGACCTCTTTGCCGCGACCGGCGGCCGAAACATCGACGCCGACGTGAGCGAAATCGTCCAGACCGTCGGCCGCGTCACGTCGGTTCGTCTCCCCGAGGATATCGACGATATCATCGGTTACGACCCGATGCCCGACGAGACAAAAGAGACGCTCGCTGACCGCCGCTTTCTCTTCCCGCGGCGGCTGACGAAAGACGAACTCCGGGAGCGGCTGGTTGGCCGGCTCAAAACCGACTACGGCGTTGGCCACGTGGACGTCGAACTGGCCGACGACGGGAACGTCGACTACCTCGCCGTCGGCTCGCGGGCGGCCGGTATCGGGCCGACGTTGCCACCATCGACGAACGCCGTCGCACTCCGGGCTGACCCGGCCCACGCTGCGAGCGCCGGCGACCTCGTTCAGGTCTGGGAGCAAGCGCCATCGAAACGCGTACTCACCGGGGAACTCCGTGGCGTCGCAGACGACGTGGTGACGGTCGCTATCGACGCCGCCGACACGCCGAAACTCGACCCCCAGACCGAGTACAAACTGGTCACGCTCCCGGTGCAGGACCGCTCTGACCGTGAGTTCGCCTCGCTGCTCCGTGCGGCCGACGAGACAATGGGCACCACCGCCGTCGAACCGGGGAGCATGCTCGACGGCGCGCCGGTCGGCAGTCTAGCAGTGTCAGTGGTCGCGATCACCCGCGACGACACAGCGCCGGAGACAATCCCGTCCCGCGAACGCGTCCTCGCGGCCGGTGACACAATCTACGCAATCGCTACCCCGGACGCGTTGCGGCGGCTGGAACAGGCCACGACAGCGGCGGTGGCGGACGAGCCGGACGACGGCGCGGCTGACGGGGACGGACAGTCAAGCGCGTCTGACTCTGCCCCCCGGAACGAGCGAGCGGACCGACCGGAAACAACGGCGGACGACGCGACTGCTGTCTCGGCTGCCGACAGCGCGCAGAATGTCGACGCGGTCGAGACTGCTGCCGATGCCGCGACCGACGCCGGCACGGACACGACTACGGTCGACACTGCCGACGAGTCAGCAGACTCCGCTGTTGAAGATGCGGCGGCTGAGTCTGCGCTGGCTGATGCCGGCGCTGGCGAGAGGACAACCGAGACTGGCGACGAGGCTCCCGACGACCCGCTGGAGGCACTCCGGAACATCGACACGGAGGAGCCAGGCGACGACCTGACGGCCGAGGAAGCGTTCGACGACGTGCCGGCAGACGACGCCGACGACACCGTCGAGGTGTGGGACCCGGAAGAGCGGATCGGCGAGGCTGACGACGAGTCCGCCGAGGCCGGCGACAGCGACTCGACGGACTCCGAAGCGCCAACCGGGGACGGAGACGGCGCAGACGACGAACCGACCGCTGGTGACGGTTCGGAGGACCGAGACTGA
- a CDS encoding molybdopterin synthase sulfur carrier subunit, whose product MEWKLFAHLRDAADGQSVSVDIEADATVGTALDALLAARPALAEEVLDENEELADHIRVLVDGEDPFATGDGLATAVDEETELALFPPVSGG is encoded by the coding sequence ATGGAGTGGAAACTGTTCGCACACCTCCGGGACGCAGCCGACGGCCAGTCGGTCAGCGTCGATATCGAGGCGGACGCCACGGTCGGCACAGCGCTCGATGCGCTGCTCGCGGCCCGACCGGCGCTCGCCGAGGAGGTGCTCGACGAAAACGAGGAGCTGGCCGACCACATCCGGGTGCTCGTCGACGGCGAAGACCCCTTCGCTACCGGTGATGGGCTGGCGACGGCAGTCGACGAGGAGACGGAACTTGCGTTGTTTCCGCCGGTCAGTGGCGGCTGA
- a CDS encoding histidine kinase yields MNLVGSSPAFLAYVAAYALAAAGCGVGLYRAARMEDPDTRRGMVGLLLCSGGWAALQLGFLITPGTLGYAFYLGSLVVGLATVGAWLYFCSAYTGRAFHRNRLYRAVAVSVYLAVVAVKLTNPFHGLYFATQFASDPFPHLAITHGVFHWVVTGLSYALVTVGFFMLFELFLEADYDTRPLGVLVGITALPVILDIVGYVSDLLLDINHEPLGVALFALGVLYVYDEAFLAVQLTDGVDEAVVYLDDDGYIKEANGKAQRLFPALSGSRGQNLETVLPAVTEILQTDEQILERNRGGGAEYYLVSDTSFSLGQVNIGRMLVFTDVTESERRRRELDRQNEQLEGFATAIRHELLNTLQIITGRVSVAGNALDRGEVDLARDSLRSTSETAERMSEIVNGLATLARHGQTIDETTAVDLRPIVDGAWERADTNGLTMAADVEGQVIADPTRLRDLFESGFTFAAHNDASTVTVSREADEIVITDDGTPAGETASDAFFEYGGAIPDAAAGMTLPNLRMLARTHGWDVTLDTEYQDGVRVVISNVTAPGPLEN; encoded by the coding sequence ATGAATCTGGTCGGGAGCTCTCCGGCATTTCTCGCGTACGTCGCGGCATACGCTCTCGCGGCAGCCGGATGCGGTGTCGGGCTCTACAGAGCCGCTCGCATGGAAGACCCGGATACTCGCCGCGGGATGGTCGGACTCCTCCTCTGTAGCGGCGGCTGGGCGGCGCTGCAACTCGGCTTCCTGATCACGCCCGGGACGCTGGGATACGCGTTCTACCTCGGCAGCCTCGTCGTCGGGCTCGCGACGGTCGGCGCGTGGCTATACTTTTGCTCGGCGTACACCGGGCGGGCATTCCACCGGAATCGACTGTACCGTGCGGTCGCTGTCAGCGTGTATCTCGCTGTCGTTGCGGTAAAGCTAACCAATCCGTTTCACGGGCTCTATTTCGCCACGCAGTTCGCTTCCGACCCGTTCCCGCACCTGGCAATTACACACGGCGTGTTTCACTGGGTGGTGACAGGGCTCTCCTACGCGCTCGTCACTGTCGGCTTCTTCATGCTGTTCGAACTGTTCCTCGAAGCGGACTACGACACCCGTCCGCTCGGGGTTCTTGTCGGGATTACAGCGCTGCCGGTCATCCTCGATATCGTCGGGTACGTCAGCGACCTCCTCCTCGATATCAACCACGAACCGCTCGGTGTGGCACTGTTCGCGCTCGGTGTCCTCTACGTGTACGACGAGGCGTTTCTCGCCGTCCAGTTGACCGATGGCGTCGACGAAGCGGTCGTGTATCTTGATGATGACGGCTATATCAAGGAAGCAAACGGCAAGGCACAGCGGCTTTTTCCGGCCCTGTCCGGGAGCCGCGGACAGAACCTTGAGACGGTGCTGCCGGCCGTCACCGAAATACTGCAAACGGACGAGCAGATTCTCGAACGAAACCGTGGTGGCGGAGCAGAGTACTACCTCGTCAGCGACACCTCGTTTTCGCTGGGACAGGTCAATATCGGTCGGATGCTCGTGTTCACCGACGTGACCGAAAGCGAACGGCGTCGCCGCGAGCTTGACAGACAGAACGAACAACTGGAGGGGTTCGCCACTGCAATCAGACACGAGCTTCTGAACACGCTCCAGATAATCACCGGTCGTGTCTCCGTCGCCGGCAACGCTCTGGACCGCGGCGAGGTGGACCTGGCAAGAGACTCCCTCCGGTCGACATCCGAGACGGCCGAACGGATGTCCGAAATCGTCAACGGACTCGCGACGCTGGCTCGACATGGACAGACAATCGACGAGACGACGGCTGTCGACCTCAGGCCAATCGTCGACGGGGCTTGGGAACGTGCTGACACCAACGGCCTCACGATGGCGGCCGACGTAGAGGGACAGGTCATCGCCGACCCGACACGCCTGCGAGACCTCTTCGAGAGCGGGTTCACGTTCGCGGCACACAACGACGCGTCCACGGTCACCGTTTCCCGGGAGGCCGACGAGATCGTCATCACCGACGACGGGACCCCGGCTGGCGAGACAGCGTCGGACGCCTTTTTCGAGTACGGCGGCGCGATACCGGACGCCGCAGCCGGGATGACACTCCCGAACTTGCGGATGCTTGCCCGGACCCACGGGTGGGACGTGACACTCGACACTGAGTATCAGGACGGCGTTCGCGTCGTCATCTCGAACGTGACGGCGCCGGGGCCGCTGGAAAACTGA
- a CDS encoding GNAT family N-acetyltransferase, with product MSPTVRTACHDDYEAIVDLTSDVWADRAMADYIPDVFHDWVDDDGPDRKTLVVDVDGHAVGIAQAVRLTETEAWFQGMRVDADYRGQGLGSLLTDRLIEWAADAGASVGRSMVFSWNEAGLGQSLAAGFEAVTSFRWAHPEPADVTPEMSVGNDPTTAWRYWQGSDGRDVLSGLALDSGESWALSTLTRETLDRLATERAVLTVGEKPQGMACRARTTDADGERLAEYAVGVWSNVDAARALFDAIAADAARLGVDGTRVLIPETPRHVAQAAYAGGDISECPDYVFEIRDL from the coding sequence ATGTCGCCGACTGTTCGGACGGCTTGTCACGACGACTACGAGGCTATTGTCGACCTGACCAGCGATGTCTGGGCCGACCGCGCGATGGCTGATTACATCCCGGACGTGTTCCACGACTGGGTCGACGACGACGGCCCGGACCGGAAAACCCTCGTCGTCGACGTTGACGGCCACGCCGTCGGCATCGCGCAGGCCGTCAGACTCACCGAGACCGAAGCATGGTTCCAGGGGATGCGTGTCGACGCGGACTACAGAGGGCAGGGGTTGGGGTCGCTGCTGACCGACCGCCTCATCGAATGGGCGGCCGATGCCGGCGCGTCAGTCGGCCGAAGCATGGTGTTTTCCTGGAACGAGGCCGGGCTCGGCCAGTCGCTGGCTGCTGGCTTCGAAGCGGTCACGTCGTTCCGCTGGGCACACCCCGAGCCGGCCGACGTAACGCCCGAGATGTCTGTCGGAAACGATCCTACGACAGCATGGCGCTACTGGCAGGGGAGCGACGGTCGAGACGTCCTGTCAGGGCTCGCGCTCGACAGCGGAGAGAGCTGGGCGCTCTCGACGCTGACGCGGGAGACGCTCGACCGGCTAGCGACTGAACGGGCGGTCCTGACCGTCGGCGAGAAGCCACAGGGGATGGCGTGTCGCGCCCGGACGACCGACGCTGACGGCGAACGGCTCGCAGAGTACGCAGTCGGGGTATGGAGCAACGTCGACGCTGCACGGGCCCTATTCGATGCGATCGCTGCCGATGCAGCGAGGCTCGGCGTCGACGGGACACGAGTCCTCATCCCCGAGACACCGCGACACGTGGCCCAGGCCGCGTACGCCGGCGGAGACATCAGCGAGTGTCCGGACTACGTGTTCGAAATCCGCGACCTCTGA
- a CDS encoding glutamyl-tRNA(Gln) amidotransferase subunit D: MNAGDRVRVERAAQTYEGVLLPSSTPEHLVVKLDGGYNVGIDREGASVDVLESDVYDVESAQDEQSQSAIEFDDDLPTVSLISTGGTIASTVDYRTGAVTAQFDAEDVLRAVPDLAGMANYRGRVVANILSENMTPAVWQDLAQAVHEEIEAGADGIVVMHGTDTMQYSASALSFMLDTPVPIVFTGSQRSADRPSSDNVMNAVSAVEAATSDCAEVLVCMHADESDDRCALHRGTRVRKNHTSRRDAFETVGAKPLGEVDYDIDGESTVTFHREYTERDAADLALHDDIETDVELLKFSPGMDPSLLEAAAEDSEGVVIEGTGLGHVNTDWIGTIEELDIPVVMTSQCLEGRVCDRVYDTGRDLLDAGVTEGEDMLPGTAKVKLMWALANSDDVADTMQEPLAGEIQQRSTPWL; the protein is encoded by the coding sequence ATGAACGCAGGCGACCGGGTCCGCGTCGAGCGCGCGGCCCAGACATACGAGGGCGTGTTGCTTCCATCGAGTACGCCCGAGCACCTCGTCGTCAAACTCGACGGCGGGTACAACGTCGGTATCGACCGCGAGGGCGCATCCGTCGACGTGCTGGAGTCGGACGTGTACGACGTCGAGAGCGCGCAGGACGAACAGAGTCAGTCGGCAATCGAATTCGACGACGACCTCCCGACGGTGTCGCTCATCTCCACCGGCGGGACCATCGCCTCGACCGTCGACTACCGTACCGGTGCAGTGACGGCCCAGTTCGACGCAGAGGACGTACTGCGAGCGGTCCCGGACCTCGCCGGGATGGCGAACTACCGCGGCCGCGTCGTCGCGAATATTCTCTCGGAGAACATGACCCCGGCCGTCTGGCAGGACCTCGCGCAGGCGGTCCACGAGGAAATCGAGGCCGGCGCAGACGGCATCGTCGTCATGCACGGCACCGACACGATGCAGTACTCCGCGTCGGCGCTGTCGTTCATGCTCGACACGCCGGTTCCAATCGTGTTTACTGGCAGCCAGCGGTCGGCGGACCGCCCGTCCTCGGACAACGTGATGAACGCTGTTTCGGCGGTCGAGGCTGCGACGAGCGACTGTGCGGAGGTGCTGGTCTGTATGCACGCAGACGAGTCCGACGACCGCTGTGCGCTCCACCGCGGCACCCGCGTCCGGAAGAACCACACCTCGCGCCGGGACGCCTTCGAGACAGTCGGCGCGAAGCCGCTTGGCGAGGTCGACTACGACATCGACGGCGAGAGCACGGTTACGTTCCACCGTGAGTACACCGAACGGGACGCCGCCGACCTGGCGCTGCACGACGACATCGAGACCGACGTGGAACTCCTGAAGTTCTCGCCGGGGATGGACCCGTCGCTGCTCGAAGCCGCCGCAGAGGACAGCGAGGGCGTTGTCATCGAGGGCACGGGGCTTGGCCATGTCAACACCGACTGGATCGGGACCATCGAGGAACTGGACATCCCGGTCGTCATGACCAGCCAGTGCCTCGAAGGCCGGGTCTGTGACCGCGTCTACGATACCGGACGGGACCTGCTTGACGCCGGCGTCACTGAGGGCGAAGATATGCTCCCCGGTACAGCGAAGGTCAAGCTCATGTGGGCGCTGGCCAACAGCGACGACGTGGCCGATACGATGCAAGAGCCCCTTGCCGGCGAGATTCAGCAGCGCTCGACACCCTGGTTGTAG